A region of Procambarus clarkii isolate CNS0578487 chromosome 48, FALCON_Pclarkii_2.0, whole genome shotgun sequence DNA encodes the following proteins:
- the LOC123749564 gene encoding uncharacterized protein, protein MGGVALSEGTLPKRETGGGTLHKRKTGGGTPHKRETGGGTSHKRETGGGTSHKRETGGGTSHKRETGGGTSHKRETGGGTPHKRETGGGTLHKRETGGGTLPKRETGGGTSHKRETGGGTPHKRETGGGTLPKRETGGGTPHKRETGGGTPHKRETGGGTLHKRETGGGTLPKRETGGGTPHKRETGGGTPHKRETGGGTPHKRETGGGTLHKRETGGGTLHKRETGGGTPHKRETGGGTLPKRETSGGTLPKRETGGGTPHKRETGGGAVRE, encoded by the exons ATGGGTG GGGTGGCTCTCTCAGAGGGAACTCTCCCCAAGCGTGAGACTGGCGGGGGAACTCTCCACAAGCGTAAGACTGGCGGGGGAACTCCCCACAAGCGTGAGACTGGCGGGGGAACTTCCCACAAGCGTGAGACTGGCGGGGGAACTTCCCACAAGCGTGAGACTGGCGGGGGAACTTCCCACAAGCGTGAGACTGGCGGGGGAACTTCCCACAAGCGTGAGACTGGCGGGGGAACTCCCCACAAGCGTGAGACTGGCGGGGGAACTCTCCACAAGCGTGAGACTGGCGGGGGAACTCTCCCCAAGCGTGAGACTGGCGGGGGAACTTCCCACAAGCGTGAGACTGGCGGGGGAACTCCCCACAAGCGTGAGACTGGCGGGGGAACTCTCCCCAAGCGTGAGACTGGCGGGGGAACTCCCCACAAGCGTGAGACTGGCGGGGGAACTCCCCACAAGCGTGAGACTGGCGGGGGAACTCTCCACAAGCGTGAGACTGGCGGGGGAACTCTCCCCAAGCGTGAGACTGGCGGGGGAACTCCCCACAAGCGTGAGACTGGCGGGGGAACTCCCCACAAGCGTGAGACTGGCGGGGGAACTCCCCACAAGCGTGAGACTGGCGGGGGAACTCTCCACAAGCGTGAGACTGGCGGGGGAACTCTCCACAAGCGTGAGACTGGCGGGGGAACTCCCCACAAGCGTGAGACTGGCGGGGGAACTCTCCCCAAGCGTGAGACTAGCGGGGGAACTCTCCCCAAGCGTGAAACTGGCGGGGGAACTCCCCACAAGCGTGAGACTGGCGGGGGAGCCGTGAGAGAGTGA
- the LOC123749565 gene encoding golgin subfamily A member 6-like protein 2: MRDFLVGRVRPAVCEDAAAAGNCEDAAGNCEDAAGNCEDAAGNCEDAAGNCEDAAGNCEDAAGNCEDAAGNCEDAAGNCEDAAGNCEDAAGNCEDAAGNCEDAAGNCEDAAAAGNCEDAAGNCEDAAAAGNCEDAAGNCEDAAGNCEDAAAAGNCEDAADNCEDAAGNCEDAAGNCEDAAAAGNCEDAAGNCEDAAAAGNCEDAAGNCEEAAGNCEDAAGNCEDAAGNCEDAAGNCEDAAGNCEDAAGNCEDAAGNCEDAAGNCEDAAGNCEDAAGNCEDAAGNCEDAAGNCEDAAGNCEDAAGNCEDAAGNCEDAAGNCEDAAGNCEDAAGNCEDAAGNCEDAAGNCEDAAGNCEDAAGNCEDAPGNCEEVDAAGNCEDAAGNCEEVDAAGNCEEVDAAGNCEEVDAAGNCEDAAGNCEDAAGNCEDAAGNCEDATGNCEEVDAAGNCEEVDAAGNCEEVDAAGTCEEVDAAGTCEEVDAAGTCEEVDAAGNCEEVDAAGTCEEVDAAGTCEEVDAAGNCEEVDAAGNCENAAGTCEEVDAAGTCEEVDAAGNCEEVDAAGNCENAAGNCEEVDAAGTCEEVDAAGTCEEVDAAGNWGNNHFKTT, encoded by the exons ATGAGAGA CTTCCTGGTGGGACGTGTCCGGCCCGCGGTGTGTGAGGACGCTGCCGCTGCTGGGAACTGTGAGGACGCTGCTGGCAACTGTGAGGACGCTGCTGGCAACTGTGAGGACGCTGCTGGCAACTGTGAGGACGCTGCTGGCAACTGTGAGGACGCTGCTGGCAACTGTGAGGACGCTGCTGGCAACTGTGAGGACGCTGCTGGCAACTGTGAGGACGCTGCTGGCAACTGTGAGGACGCTGCTGGCAACTGTGAGGACGCTGCTGGCAACTGTGAGGACGCTGCTGGCAACTGTGAGGACGCTGCTGGCAACTGTGAGGACGCTGCCGCTGCTGGCAACTGTGAGGACGCTGCTGGCAACTGTGAGGACGCTGCCGCTGCTGGGAACTGTGAGGACGCTGCTGGGAACTGTGAGGACGCTGCTGGGAACTGTGAGGACGCTGCCGCTGCTGGCAACTGTGAGGACGCTGCTGACAACTGTGAGGACGCTGCTGGGAACTGTGAGGACGCTGCTGGCAACTGTGAGGATGCTGCCGCTGCTGGGAACTGTGAGGACGCTGCTGGGAACTGTGAGGACGCTGCCGCTGCTGGCAACTGTGAGGACGCTGCTGGCAACTGTGAGGAAGCTGCTGGCAACTGTGAGGACGCTGCTGGCAACTGTGAGGACGCTGCTGGCAACTGTGAGGACGCTGCTGGCAACTGTGAGGACGCTGCTGGCAACTGTGAGGACGCTGCTGGCAACTGTGAGGACGCTGCTGGCAACTGTGAGGACGCTGCTGGCAACTGTGAGGACGCTGCTGGCAACTGTGAGGACGCTGCTGGCAACTGTGAGGACGCTGCTGGCAACTGTGAGGACGCTGCTGGCAACTGTGAGGACGCTGCTGGCAACTGTGAGGACGCTGCTGGCAACTGTGAGGACGCTGCTGGCAACTGTGAGGACGCTGCTGGGAACTGTGAGGACGCTGCTGGGAACTGTGAGGACGCTGCTGGGAACTGTGAGGACGCTGCTGGGAACTGTGAGGACGCTGCTGGGAACTGTGAGGACGCTGCTGGCAACTGTGAGGACGCTGCTGGCAACTGTGAGGACGCTCCTGGGAACTGTGAGGAAGTGGACGCTGCTGGGAACTGTGAGGACGCTGCTGGGAACTGTGAGGAAGTGGACGCTGCTGGGAACTGTGAGGAAGTGGACGCTGCTGGGAACTGTGAGGAAGTGGACGCTGCTGGGAACTGTGAGGACGCTGCTGGGAACTGTGAGGACGCTGCTGGGAACTGTGAGGACGCTGCTGGGAACTGTGAGGACGCTACTGGGAACTGTGAGGAAGTGGACGCTGCTGGGAACTGTGAGGAAGTGGACGCTGCTGGGAACTGTGAGGAAGTGGACGCTGCTGGGACCTGTGAGGAAGTGGACGCTGCTGGGACCTGTGAGGAAGTGGACGCTGCTGGGACCTGTGAGGAAGTGGACGCTGCTGGGAACTGTGAGGAAGTGGACGCTGCTGGGACCTGTGAGGAAGTGGACGCTGCTGGGACCTGTGAGGAAGTGGACGCTGCTGGGAACTGTGAGGAAGTGGACGCTGCTGGGAACTGTGAGAACGCTGCTGGGACCTGTGAGGAAGTGGACGCTGCTGGGACCTGTGAGGAAGTGGACGCTGCTGGGAACTGTGAGGAAGTGGACGCTGCTGGGAACTGTGAGAACGCTGCTGGGAACTGTGAGGAAGTGGACGCTGCTGGGACCTGTGAGGAAGTGGACGCTGCTGGGACCTGTGAGGAAGTGGACGCTGCTGGGAACTGGGGCAACAATCACTTCAAGACgacctaa